A portion of the Gadus macrocephalus chromosome 10, ASM3116895v1 genome contains these proteins:
- the ogt.1 gene encoding UDP-N-acetylglucosamine--peptide N-acetylglucosaminyltransferase 110 kDa subunit isoform X6 has product MVLGSSETVEGSPKPFFKQFTQTTTAEDSKTEAMTSSVGNVADSTGLAELAHREYQSGDFEAAERHCMQLWRQEPDNTGVLLLLSSIHFQCRRLDRSAHFSTLAIKQNPMLAEAYSNLGNVYKERGQLQEAIEHYRHALRLKPDFIDGYINLAAALVAAGDMEGAVQAYVSALQYNPDLYCVRSDLGNLLKALGRLEEAKACYLKAIETQPNFAVAWSNLGCVFNAQGEIWLAIHHFEKAVTLDPNFLDAYINLGNVLKEARIFDRAVAGYLRALSLSPNHAVVHGNLACVYYEQGLIDLAIDTYRRAIELQPHFPDAYCNLANALKEKGNVAEAEDCYNTALRLCPTHADSLNNLANIKREQGNIEEAVQLYRKALEVFPEFAAAHSNLASVLQQQGKLQEALMHYKEAIRISPTFADAYSNMGNTLKEMQDVQGALQCYTRAIQINPAFADAHSNLASIHKDSGNIPEAIASYRTALKLKPDFPDAYCNLAHCLQIVCDWTDYDERMKKLVSIVADQLDKNRLPSVHPHHSMLYPLSHGFRKAIAERHGNLCLDKINALHKPAFEHPKDLKASGGRLRIGYVSSDFGNHPTSHLMQSIPGMHISDKFEVFCYALSPDDSTNFRVKVIAEANHFTDLSQIPCNGKAADRIHQDGIHILVNMNGYTKGARNELFALRPAPIQTMWLGYPGTSGAPFMDYIITDKETSPAEVADQYSEKLAYMPHTFFIGDHANMFPHLKKKAVIDFKSNGHIFDNRIVLNGIDLKAFLDSLPDVKVVKMKCDINQETVPDANGALSMPVIPMNTAAEAIINMINQGQIQVTINGYTVSNGLATTQINNKAATGEEVPRTIVVTTRSQYGLPEDSIVYCNFNQLYKIDPPTLQMWANILKRVPNSVLWLLRFPAVGEPNIQQYALNMGLPASRIIFSPVAPKEEHVRRGQLADVCLDTPLCNGHTTGMDVLWAGTPMVTMPGETLASRVAASQLKCLGCPELIAPSRQEYEDVAVKLGSDMEYLKMIRACVWKQRICSPLFNTKQYTTDLEKLYLQMWEHHSCGKKPDHLINFPQIESSLSA; this is encoded by the exons gtcTGCTCACTTCAGTACCTTGGCAATCAAGCAGAACCCAATGCTGGCCGAGGCCTACTCAAACCTGGGCAATGTTTACAAGGAGCGTGGACAACTGCAGGAGGCCATCGAGCACTATCGCCACGCCCTGAGACTGAAGCCGGACTTCATCGATGGATACATCAACCTGGCGGCGGCGCTGGTGGCGGCGGGGGACATGGAGGGAGCGGTGCAGGCTTACGTGTCCGCCTTGCAGTATAACCCG GATCTTTATTGTGTCCGTAGTGACTTGGGCAACCTGCTCAAAGCCCTCGGGCGGTTGGAAGAGGCCAAG GCTTGTTACCTGAAAGCTATTGAGACTCAGCCCAACTTTGCTGTGGCTTGGAGCAACCTGGGCTGTGTGTTTAATGCCCAGGGCGAGATCTGGCTGGCCATACACCACTTTGAAAAG GCTGTGACCCTGGATCCAAATTTCCTCGATGCTTACATAAATCTAGGCAACGTTTTAAAAGAGGCTCGCATCTTCGACAG AGCGGTCGCCGGCTACTTGCGGGCCCTGAGTCTAAGCCCCAACCATGCTGTGGTCCACGGAAACCTGGCCTGCGTCTACTATGAGCAGGGCCTTATCGATCTGGCCATTGACACCTACAGGCGCGCCATTGAACTGCAGCCCCACTTCCCTGACGCCTACTGTAACCTAGCCAATGCCTTGAAGGAGAAGGGCAAT GTAGCTGAGGCGGAAGACTGCTACAACACGGCGTTGCGTCTGTGCCCCACCCATGCTGACTCTCTCAACAACCTGGCCAATATCAAGCGGGAGCAGGGCAACATCGAAGAGGCCGTCCAGCTCTACAGAAAAGCCCTTGAG GTCTTCCCTGAGTTTGCTGCGGCTCACTCCAACCTGGCCAGTGTCCTTCAGCAGCAAGGCAAGCTGCAGGAGGCCCTCATGCACTACAAGGAGGCCATCAG GATCAGCCCCACGTTTGCTGACGCCTACTCCAACATGGGCAACACGCTGAAGGAGATGCAGGACGTCCAGGGAGCCCTGCAGTGCTACACCCGGGCCATTCAGATCAACCCCGCCTTCGCCGATGCGCACAGTAACCTGGCTTCCATTCACAAG gattcGGGCAACATTCCAGAGGCCATTGCTTCCTACCGCACAGCTTTGAAACTCAAGCCAGACTTCCCCGACGCCTACTGCAACCTGGCCCACTGCCTCCAG ATCGTCTGTGACTGGACAGACTACGACGAGCGCATGAAAAAGCTGGTGAGCATCGTGGCCGACCAGCTGGACAAGAACCGGCTGCCCTCGGTGCACCCGCACCACAGCATGCTGTACCCGCTCTCCCACGGCTTCCGCAAGGCCATAGCCGAGCGCCATGGCAACCTTTGTTTGGACAAG ATTAATGCTCTTCACAAGCCGGCCTTTGAGCATCCCAAGGACCTGAAGGCCAGTGGAGGTCGTCTGCGTATTGGCTATGTCAGCTCCGACTTTGGCAACCACCCCACATCCCACCTGATGCAGTCCATTCCTGGCATGCATATTTCCGACAAGTTTGAG GTGTTCTGCTACGCCCTCAGTCCAGATGACAGCACCAACTTCCGTGTGAAAGTAATAGCTGAAGCCAACCACTTCACAGACCTCTCACAG ATCCCCTGCAATGGTAAGGCAGCAGACCGAATCCACCAAGACGGGATCCACATCCTGGTCAACATGAACGGATACACAAAGGGCGCCCGCAACGAGCTCTTCGCCCTGCGGCCCGCTCCCATCCAG ACCATGTGGCTAGGGTACCCGGGAACCAGTGGGGCTCCCTTCATGGATTACATCATCACAGACAAGGAGACGTCCCCTGCGGAAGTAGCCGACCAGTACTCTGAGAAGCTGGCCTACATGCCCCACACTTTCTTCATTGGAGACCATGCCAACATGTTCCCTCACCTTAAG AAAAAGGCAGTGATTGACTTCAAGTCCAATGGACACATCTTTGACAATCGCATTGTGCTGAACGGCATTGATCTGAAGGCCTTCTTGGACAGTCTGCCGGACGTAAAGGTTGTGAAG ATGAAGTGTGACATCAACCAGGAGACGGTTCCTGACGCCAACGGAGCTCTGTCCATGCCAGTCATCCCCATGAACACAGCCGCGGAGGCCATCATCAACATGATCAACCAGGGCCAGATCCAGGTCACCATCAATGGCTATACCGTCAGCAATGGCCTGGCCACCACACAG ATCAACAACAAAGCCGCCACCGGAGAGGAGGTACCCCGCACCATCGTGGTGACGACCCGCTCCCAGTACGGCCTCCCCGAGGACTCCATCGTCTACTGCAACTTCAACCAGCTCTACAAAATCGACCCACCCACCCTGCAGATGTGGGCCAAT atcttGAAGCGGGTGCCCAACAGTGTGCTGTGGCTGCTCCGCTTCCCAGCCGTGGGCGAGCCCAACATCCAGCAGTACGCCCTGAACATGGGCCTGCCCGCCTCCCGCATCATCTTCTCCCCGGTGGCCCCCAAGGAGGAACACGTCAGGAGGGGGCAACTGGCGGACGTGTGCCTGGACACCCCCCTGTGCAACGGCCACACGACGGGCATGGACGTCCTCTGGGCTGGGACTCCCATGGTTACCATGCCGG GAGAGACCCTTGCATCGCGTGTCGCTGCCTCCCAGCTCAAGTGTCTCGGCTGTCCCGAGCTCATCGCTCCCAGCCGCCAGGAGTATGAGGATGTCGCAGTGAAACTTGGATCAGACATGGAATA CCTGAAGATGATCCGGGCTTGTGTGTGGAAGCAGCGAATCTGCAGCCCCCTGTTCAACACCAAGCAGTACACCACAGACCTGGAGAAGCTCTACCTGCAGATGTGGGAGCACCATTCATGTGGGAAGAAGCCGGATCACCTCATCAACTTCCCCCAAATAGAGAGCAGCCTGAGTGCTTGA